The Maridesulfovibrio ferrireducens genome segment AGTTCTATCTAAAATCAGAATAACCAATCAATTATATTAAAAAAACACTCATTTCAAAGCATAAATTGATAATATATATTAATTGACACATCGTAATAATATAAATAAACGGATAATTAATATTTGAATTATTTATTAATTACTAAAAAGGAATTATTATGAAGTTAAATGCTATATTTACACTTATTGTAATGGGACTGTTAATAAACATCAGCGGATGCTCAGTATATATGGCCGCGAATCAACCGGACGGAAAAGAAATGTCCATGATAATTGAAGGACAACCAAGGTCTGTAATGCTCGGAGAATTCGGACAACCTATCAGTACTGTTAAACGGGCGGACGGCTCAGTTGAATATGATGTTTTTTCATTCGTTGATGGCTACTCAGGCGGCGCAAAAGCCGGGCGCGCATTATTTCATGGAGTTGCCGATCTTTTTACATGCGGATTGTGGGAAGTCGTCGCGACTCCAGTAGAAGCTGTAGCTGATGGAAGTAGGATGTCCTACAAAATATTATATAGCGAACAAGAAGAAGTAGTAACAATTATCCCTCTTTCAAAAGATGCACAAAAATATGAAAGAAGAAGGACAAATGGCTTAGCAGGTAATTCTCATACAACTAACACATCACATAAAAAAACAGCTGACTCAAAATATAGAGCCCCTAAATAATTATATTACGGCCATAGGCTAAAAATTAAAATATTCTTATTTCGACCAATAAATTTTAAGATCTTACGATTAATCATCGTAGGATCTTTTTTTTATGTCCTCATAATACCTTTAAATTATGACTAAAAAAAGATTTAAATCACATCAATTACACAATTATAAAAATCGTAAAAAAATTAATTCAACAACTCTGCTGGACTCCAACACCCCCTATTTTGATAATAAAAAGCTTTTATAACAGCCACTTAAAATCAGACAATTTTAGTCGGTTATTAACATTAAAAGTGAAGCGTTTTTTACTCCTACCCCCCTTGACGAGACTACAAATATTAACATACCTAACAGGCAGGTAAAAATACCTATCAAACGAGTAGGTATTAATACCAACTTAACAGATAGGGAATGAAGCGCATCGAATCTGTGTGCCCGGGTTTTTAATGCTGGCTGCTCCCGCTGAGGGAATATGAGTCGGCGAATCCGGAAATCACGAGACGGGGCAACAAAGGACGTCTGAGCATACAGCTACATCGTCCAATGCTTTGAGAGAGGGGATCGAAATTATGGCAAACGGGAAAAAATTATTGCGATTGTCCAGCATTCTGATCGTCCTAGCTGGGGTACTCGGCTTCCACTTGGAAGCAATGAGTATGGTAGGAACCCCGCAGGGTGAAGGTAAACAGCGTCCTGATCTTATTATGATCGACGCCATTGCCGCTCAGCAAAAACTGGAATTGCCTGCGGTCGTGTTTCTACACGATGCACACACCAAGGCGGCGGCAGAACAGGGTAAAGACTGTACTGCATGTCACCAGAAAAACAAGGATGTCACCTCGCTTAAATTTATGCGGGTTGAGGACGGCACTCCTGAGAAGTTAAAGGAAATTTACCACAACGGCTGCATAAGCTGTCACGCGAAGGATGCCGCTGCAGGCAAAAAAACCGGCCCTCAGGTCGGAGAATGTCGCAGTTGTCATCAGGCTGACCCTGAGTACAAAGCGGAACGCGCAACAGCGAGCATGGATAAAACCTTGCATTTCCGTCACTGGGACTCAAAAATCATTGAAAATGACAAGGGTCAGGAAACAAACTGTGGAAGCTGTCACCACGAATACGATAAAGCAACACAGAAGCTCGTATACGTGAAAGGACAGGAAGAAAACTGTGGTATCTGTCACACTGCCAAACCAGAAGGCGATGTGAAGAAAGATACTTCAGAAGCTTTCCACAGCCAGTGCGTAACCTGTCATTTGGACCTGGCAGCAGCCAAAGCCAAAAAGTTCGGCCCCGTTCAGTGTGCCGGATGTCATGGCCTCGCCGAAGCAGCAGACATTAAAGCTGATGACGCTCAGTTGCTGAAAAAAATGGGCGGTATATTGCCCCGTCTGCCCAGAAAGCAGCCTGATGCTGTCCTGCTGACTGCACCGGCACCAAAAGATTCCACTGCCAAGACAGAAGTCAAAGGCAAGATGTCTCCGGTCGCTTTCAATCACAAGGCTCACGAAAACGTCACAGAATCATGTGGATCATGCCATCATCAAACTCTTAAGAAATCATGCTCGGAATGTCACACCGATCAAGGTTCTAAAGACGGTGGTTTCATTACTCTCGATCAGGCTATGCACAACCCCGACAGCCCACAAAGCTGTGTAGGTTGTCACGCCATCAAACAGAAAGATCCCAACTGTGCTGGTTGCCATGAGCTGATGCCTAAAAAGGTTATTCAGTCCGAAACAACATGTGTTGTCTGCCACGAAGCTCCTAAAGATGATACCAACCCGGCAGCTCTTGACGCCTCCGCCAAGGCTGAGCTTGCTAAAGACCTTATCATCGAAAGGCCTACTTCTCCGGCAATGCTCGAAACTGCTGACATTCCTGAATTCGTAACCATCAACGCTCTGGAAAACGAATACAAAGAAAGCAAGCTTCCCCACCGTAAGATTATATTCACTTTGGTGGAGAACATGAAGAGCAATTCCCTGGCCAACACGTTCCACAGCACTCCTCTGACTGTCTGTGCAAGCTGTCATCACAACAGCCCAGCATCCAAGACACCTCCGAGCTGTGCAAGCTGTCACGCAAATGCTGCAGCTAAAGAACAGGGCGGACGTCCGGCTCTCAAGGCGGCCTATCACGGCCAGTGTATGACCTGTCACGAAAGCATGGAACTTAAAAAGCCTGCTTCTACAGACTGTTCATCCTGTCACGAACCGAAAAAGAACGGCTAGCCCGAAGGAGAACGGATAAATGTTACGCAGAACATTCCTCGGAATGCTAGGCACAGCCTGTGTGGGAGCCTCTATTCCTAGTGTAGCTTCGGCTAGTAAGGAATTCAATGGCTACCCCGGCAGCAAAGGCGTCCTTTTCGACGCCACTCGCTGCATAGGTTGTCGCAAATGTGAAGAAGCCTGTAATAAGGTCAACGAATTGCCCGCTCCGGACAAAAAGTATGATGACCTGACAGTGCTGGACACAAAACGCAGAACCGATGCCAAGACTCTTACTGTTGTTAATAAATACAAGAGCGCCAAAGGCCCTCTTTTCCGCAAGTCGCAGTGTAATCACTGTCTGGAGCCGGCATGTGCTTCAGCTTGCTTTGTAAAAGCATTCAAAAAGCTGCCTAACGGCGCAGTCGTCTATGACGAATCCGTTTGCGTAGGTTGCCGCTACTGTATGGTAGCATGTCCCTTCGAAATCCCTGCTTACGAATACGACGAACCTCTGACTCCAAGAGTCATGAAGTGCACCATGTGTGCTCCTCGCTTAGCTGAAGGCAAACTGCCCGGCTGTGTTGAAGGTTGTCCTAAAGAAGCTTTGGTTTTCGGTGAAAGAGACGAGCTGCTGAAAATAGCCCGCAAACGCATTGAGCGTAACCCCGACCGTTACATTGATCACATTTACGGTGAGAAAGAAATGGGCGGAACCAGCTGGCTTTATCTCTCCGGAGTTCCTTTCTCTGAGATCGGCATGCGCGAAGATTTGGGAACCAAATCCGCACCCGAACTCACTGCAGGCGCACTCGCATCAGTACCCATGGTTGCAGGCCTCTGGCCCGCACTTCTCGGTGGTATCTATGCTGTAAGCAAACGCAAAGACAAAGTTGCCGAAGAAGAGAAGAAGGAAGCGGTTGCAAACGCTATTGCCCAAGCTAGCGCACAAGCTGAAAAGACCCTTTCCGAGGCCCTTACCAAGGCAGATGTCGCTAACAAGCGTCAGATCGAAGTTGAGGTCAAGAAAGCTGTAGAAGATGCCCTGACTCCCAAAGAAGAGCAGGAAGAAAACAGCGAGGAGGAATCCTAATGTCCAATCCCGGCAACACAGGACCAAAATCTGTAATCAACACATTCAATGTGATTGCAGGTGCCATCATTGTTATGGGTCTGGTCATAACTGTTCTCAGATTCACCAAAGGCCTCGGGGCTGTCACCAATCTTGATGACAACAACCCTTGGGGTATCTGGATCGGATTTGATCTGCTCTGCGGTGTTGCACTCGCAGCCGGTGGATATACCACCTCTGCCGCATGCTACATCTTCGGACTTAAACGCTTTCACTCCGCAGTACGTCCGGCAATTCTGACCGCGTTTCTGGGCTATGCTCTGGTTGTTTTTGCTCTGCAATACGACCTTGGCCGTCCTTGGCGGTTGCCGTACCCCATCTTCTATCAGCAGGGGACAACCTCACTGCTCTTCGAAGTTGGTTTATGCGTTATGTTATATCTGACAGTACTGTTTATCGAGTTCACTCCTGCCATGTTCGAATGGCTGGGCATGAAGAAAATCAGAGCCGTTGTAGTCAAACTGACTCTGGCCATGACCATCT includes the following:
- the hmcB gene encoding sulfate respiration complex iron-sulfur protein HmcB: MLRRTFLGMLGTACVGASIPSVASASKEFNGYPGSKGVLFDATRCIGCRKCEEACNKVNELPAPDKKYDDLTVLDTKRRTDAKTLTVVNKYKSAKGPLFRKSQCNHCLEPACASACFVKAFKKLPNGAVVYDESVCVGCRYCMVACPFEIPAYEYDEPLTPRVMKCTMCAPRLAEGKLPGCVEGCPKEALVFGERDELLKIARKRIERNPDRYIDHIYGEKEMGGTSWLYLSGVPFSEIGMREDLGTKSAPELTAGALASVPMVAGLWPALLGGIYAVSKRKDKVAEEEKKEAVANAIAQASAQAEKTLSEALTKADVANKRQIEVEVKKAVEDALTPKEEQEENSEEES
- the hmcA gene encoding sulfate respiration complex hexadecaheme cytochrome HmcA encodes the protein MANGKKLLRLSSILIVLAGVLGFHLEAMSMVGTPQGEGKQRPDLIMIDAIAAQQKLELPAVVFLHDAHTKAAAEQGKDCTACHQKNKDVTSLKFMRVEDGTPEKLKEIYHNGCISCHAKDAAAGKKTGPQVGECRSCHQADPEYKAERATASMDKTLHFRHWDSKIIENDKGQETNCGSCHHEYDKATQKLVYVKGQEENCGICHTAKPEGDVKKDTSEAFHSQCVTCHLDLAAAKAKKFGPVQCAGCHGLAEAADIKADDAQLLKKMGGILPRLPRKQPDAVLLTAPAPKDSTAKTEVKGKMSPVAFNHKAHENVTESCGSCHHQTLKKSCSECHTDQGSKDGGFITLDQAMHNPDSPQSCVGCHAIKQKDPNCAGCHELMPKKVIQSETTCVVCHEAPKDDTNPAALDASAKAELAKDLIIERPTSPAMLETADIPEFVTINALENEYKESKLPHRKIIFTLVENMKSNSLANTFHSTPLTVCASCHHNSPASKTPPSCASCHANAAAKEQGGRPALKAAYHGQCMTCHESMELKKPASTDCSSCHEPKKNG